DNA sequence from the Cottoperca gobio chromosome 10, fCotGob3.1, whole genome shotgun sequence genome:
CAAGTATGGTTACTACCAGAACAGTGTCCTCATCTTCTCTACTGACAACGGTGGCCAGCCTTTGTCTGGCGGCAGTAACTGGCCGCTCAGAGGACGTAAAGGCACCTACTGGGAAGGCGGCGTCCGGGGTCTGGGGTTCGTCCACAGCCCTCTgttgaggaagaaaaggagggtGAGTAAAGCCCTGGTGCACATCACTGACTGGTACCCCACATTGGTGGGATTAGCAGGTGGCAATGAGTCCCTGACGGAGGGGGTGGATGGGTATGATGTTTGGGAAGCCATCAGTGGGGGGAAGGAGTCACCCAGGTTAGAGATCCTCCACAATATTGACCCTCTGTACAACCATGCCCGCAGTGGTTCACTGCAGAAAGGATATGGGATTTGGAATACAGCCGTGCAGGCCTCCATACGAGCTGGAGACTGGAAACTCCTAACAGGAGATCCCGGCTACGGAGACTGGACACCGCCACAGGTGCTTCCAGGTTTCCCCGTCAGCTGGTGGAACCTGGAGCGCCACACTGAACCCCGGAAATCTGTGTGGCTTTTCAACATCTCCGGAGACCCCTACGAACGCTTTGACCTTTCGGAGCAGAGACCAGATGTTGTCAAAGAGCTGCTGGCTAGATTGGTGTACTACAATCGCACTGCGGTGCCAGTAAGGTACCCATCAGAGGACCTACGGGCTGACCCCCACCTTAATGGTGGTGCATGGGTTCCCTGGgtaggagatgaggaggaggacagcTGGGATACTGTTTACCAGAAAAAGAACAAGGATTGGCAGAAGAAGCTGAAACTGTCCAAAAGCAGATCGTTTTTCAGGAGACTCCACACTAGGATGATGTCCGACAGGATATAGAAAGGACTAAAAAGGTTCACAGGAGGCACTCCTGAAGGATCAAGTTATATAAAGGACAGTTTTGCTTGTTGATGGAACTTTTTGtagatgtgtttttgtttttattgaataagGAACCAAGCTTCTGCAAAATCCAGCCGCAGTTAGTTGTAGCTGCAGGTTTATACTCAGTCTCTCTTGAAGAACTGATTAAAGTGATAAACTGGTTTGTATCCATTTTGAATAAAGAATGTGTGCCCCTAAATTTAATATTCTGTAGTGAAAAATAAGAGTTGATTCAATCTTACATAAGATTCACAAAATGATACAAGTATTTTAACAAATGTATGAGAACGAGACAGAGGACGAGGGTTATTTTATAATATCAGAATTGCAATTATTTGACATGGATGACAAGGTGAACCATTTGTAactataatacatataaataatgaCTACCTCTTGTGACATTAGTCGCAaactttatttctttcattcaAACTCCAGTTCTCAATGTGctctatgtatttatttacacattttgaaataGAAAGATATAAGGGAACATTTtcgtttttttttacatgttagGAAAGCATCTtgataaaagtcttattttgaaCTCTGGTTCTATTTATGCCAATCTTCCTTTTGTATTTGTCATAATTAAGTTTGCTGACCCCCTTATGTTAAAAGAGGGTTTTCTTGTACTTCCATTATTTGTGTTAGTAAAATCTTTGAATTAAAATAAGCTTAAGGTGACCAGAAACCCAACTCCAAAtgttaaatgctaatgttgctccatattGGATGTGAACAGAAATATGATCTAGAATCAAGTCATTGTTCTTGTGGACAGTCTGGTTTGGGTCATGCActctacaaacagaaacaaaaagcattgaacgcagaataaagaaaaaaagaatttcTATTCTTGCTCATCAAGCCATATTAGCAAATCAATGAATCTTACTTTATGTAGAAATGCGAGCACAGAAATGTTTGCTGATCtggaaataaaaagtaaacataTAAAGTTTCCCTTCTGCATGTAGGGGTTGGATTTAGATCTACCCTACAGGTATATCTCTATGAACGTTATGTGAACCATAATGAATTGTTAATTAAGGGCACTGACAGATCTCTGGCTtctaatataaaatacaagCTTCGTTTTTgagtcagtttattattattgttattttttgtttacttttgtcTCTTGCAGTCCCCGACAAGTGTGTGCAGTTAGAATTCTTACTTCTGTTTCCCAGCAGATCAAGAAGTAGACTAAGCCTAAGCAAATGTACTGTCACCCCAGTCAAACGATGTTAGCTAATCCAAACCTGAGGTTCAGTTTCACATATGTCATTTCaacagagagggaaacaaatAAGATATCTTCACATGCTGCAAGTTATTGACACACTACAATGCCCTTCAAAGGCACAATGCAGTGACTACATATTTGGTCGAAATTGAGTTATAACCTTTATCTCACTTTCTGACATCTgttcatatataaaaaaacatatattattacgTAATTTCTGTGAAAACGCGTGCATGTGGCTGTGTAGTTATTGCTTTTTGGCTATATGACTTCCCAGGCCGCACTTAGTGTAGGAGGTCTTATGAGAAAGCAGTGGCTATTATTAGCTTTTCCCCTTGTTATCTGTTAATGAAAAATATGCTAAAGCAGTTCCCAGCAGGAGCCATCTATTATTTTGACTCAAAggaatttaatttgatttattgtgCTGAAACTACCTTTAAATTACATACTTAAAACGTGTAtgtttctttcacaaaatagtGCATTCACATGTTGATTGTTTATCCGTACCATAATGGTACAGGTGGCCTGAGCGGCCAAAAGGACGTGCCCTTAAAATAAAGACGTCTCTATGTGTGGTGGACAGTCTGAACTTTGACTTTCTTCCAAAACGTTCAGCAAAcctggggcatacacatttaattgTAGATTGTAGCGTTACTAACGTAAACATGTGCATAGACTCACTTCGAAACCCAAGAAGCAACGACACAAGCACATCCCGACCGGCCACTGcactattaaatataaatattaagcCTACttggacaaatataaatatagccaaacacagaaacaaattttggactgtacattttaattaaactaaaGTTAATTTTCTATACTAACAGTAAAATGAATAAGAAAGCCGACAACACATTTCGTTGGTAGACAGACTTACAGCTTCTCAGTGCATATCCATAAACAGAGTGCATTTCTTTAGGTATTATGTGGATTCTATGGCAATGATTTTTTGGGTAAAATAGTCataaaatgaaattatttcAACCTTTCTATCTGTTTCACAGTTTGCCGTCCAGCCCTTTTTTTCCAAACTCATTGAACTCTGCCTTTGTAGGGAAATATAGCATGTTGCAAAAGACCTGTGTATGCAAGGAGAAGTGAAACAGTTCACTTCATTTCCTGGCTTCCGACCTATATCAAACCGCCACCGGTGTACTGTTTCCTGTCAGTATCTGTAAGAGCCTGTGGTTCGTCACCCTTGCTTTATATCAGTGGCTTTAACAGGGATTAGTGCATCATTTCTCTATTCAATAATCTTTGTAAGGAGTATGGAGCCAGTTCTTATTCTTCTTGTGATGTTAGCCGGAGTAACGCATGGTAAAATCCTCATTATTAAAGAaacattgcaaaaatgtgtAAAGGGTGAATTATTTAGGCTGATTTCTTTTGAATTTGCCTTTTTCTAGGTTTCCTTCCAGCTGCTGAGACCAAATGTAATGCCACGCAGAACACATCTCTGTGCTCTGTTACCCTCGGAGGATCTGTCTACGTCCAAGTGGTGACAAATGCTAGTGGCCATGAGCTGCGGTGTAAGAAACAGCTTCCCACTGGAtccataaatgtgttttctttcaagaaagaaaaggtGACGATACAAgagcattttaaaaacaggacaACGTTTTTTATCAACAACGGGACACTGAAGATCACAAACGTGGAGAGGAACGATTCAGCACAATACACAGTAGATTTCTTCGATCACAACGGGGTTCTCCTGAGAAGCATCAATTTTAAACTGGATGTTCAAGGCAAGTGTTTAAAAGTCTTAGCTCATCTTTCATCGTAGGCTtcaatatttctatataatattataaagtTAATAGAAAATGCAATCATCGTGGGAgagttaaaatacaaaacacaatgcacacactTGTGCAATGTAAGAAGATAGAAGATTAAAGGAGAAAGTATAAGaatctactgtactgtaatatttacagaaatCCAAAAAGCTGCTTATATAAAGGCTGATAGTGTTTCTTCAAAAACCTACTTCCTCTATCTGATGACATGTGATTATTACTGACGACTCAAAATCTacttaaaaatgataaaaacagtCCTTCAATGTACAGTAGCAAATAGTTCCTGAGAATATTTTTTATAGGTAAACTTTCCATTTAGTCacaaatgatttattcatttactaAATATAATCTGTGGGTGGCACTGATTAAAGGTGCAGTGAAAAATAGGTGCATGATGCAATACATTCACAAGAAGTGGCTGCAGTTCAAAGAGAACTTTCAGTATTGTTTCACTTTTTCATGAATTTTggtcataataaaatgtttctaatCACCTCTGTTGTAGAGATGTAGGAAGTATATCAGGTGTGTGAACCTGCTATAGTGTTCACTTATACATTgttgaagtgtttgtgttgttgttgtcatgcTGTTTGTTTATATGTGAAACATACACTTTGTGATGCTAgacaaaagtaaactaaaagtAAGTACAGAAGGTATTCCTCTGGTTGATCAGAGCCCTTAGCCACAACTGGAGTGTTTCTTCATTGAAGTGATAGTTGATAGAGCTGCAGGGTGTGTACCTTGTTACACCCTCACACTATATGTATATGAATTATTACATCCAAgttaacaaatacaaacatttattgaaaTGCTTTACAGTTTGTATGTATAATTACCATGGCGGTTTCTTCTCCCCAGAAAACATTGTGCACATCTTGATCCCAGTCTGTGCTGCTGTGGGTGCTCTACTGATAGTGGTGGTGTGTTGCTGTGTCTGCTGGAAAATAAGGCATAATAAGAAGTCAGGTAAAATTTACAGACATGTTTGTAATCCAAAAAGGTCAATAGATTCAGTTTCAACCAATACCATGTGTTGGTGTGAACCTCAAACCTTTTGTTCTGCTTTAACTGCAAAATCCTTTATTCTGTCTTTTGTCCACCCTCAGGTAAATAACTGAGATGAAACGCCTCAACTAAAGATCACCAATGGACACTGAGCTGTGGACTCCAAGAAAGAACAGGACTTGCATGACTTGGGAGCTGGAAAAGTCTTTTTGTACCTAGtgttgaaaaatatttttaataggAAACGCTGACTTGTGGTATGAATCTCATGCgagtgcagcagcagcggcagcaacagcagcggcagcaacagcagcagcagcagcagcagcagcaacagcagcagcagcagcagcaacagcagcagcagcagcagctgtgtgacCATATTCGTGTGGTCATGGATCAGAATAAATTGTGTAAATCATTGTTCTTTTGATCTGCTCTTTTATAAACAATGATCCTTCACACATGTTAAATAATAGGGAATTTGACTTTTTGTTCTGTAGCACTgataccaaaaataaaactttgaatTCCAATTAAGCACAATATGagttttatttgaattgaatatatattttgacGTTgactgtgactttttacataatggGAGGATGCTGCTGTAAATGTAATGCTGGATATATGGACTTAAGTTGCAATATTATTACCAGTAACAATACTCATATTCATATACAAACCAGAAAACTTCACTAACTAGCGGTTAGTGCTTTTACTGAATGTCAAATTAATCAAATACTTTGACGACTAGCAGGAAATAAGTGGCTAAAGTAGTTCATATCTAATGGTTGTGTTGGTATAAGTTATTGCTGCAGGTTATTAATCATGTTGTGTTGTGACGACATCTGCAGGCTGTGTTTGGCTTCACTCGCAATATGTCCTGGTTAAGTAAGAGTTGTTTATATTCacctttaaatgtaactttctgtttagttttccgCCTGGATATAAGAGtcatttgtgtttcatgttaGTTACAGAGACCGAACGGTTGTTTTTGGATCCgaaagtatatataaatatatttcctgtGTATATAGAAATAGTGTCGCAGAGTTGAAAGTTACAATCACAGTAAAACTACTGAAGTATCTTTTCTCagttcatttctcacacattatTGAGAATAGAAAATTGTCACACTCCACATTGTGccaatgttttaaatcaaatgtggACGATAATCGTCAGAACATGACAGAAAGTAATACGAGAATAAAAGAGCAGATCCTTGTGGGAGAAGCTGCGTTCACTGTTTGATCACACTTTGTTTTACTTCCTCTTTCCTGGTGGGTATGGTTGCAcgataaaaatacatttcacagaaTTTCAAAAGCCATTACGAGaattctgtaaatgtttggTCTTATAAGGCTTTAACTGACTGCATCTAGTCAAACTGTTCTCAACATAAATGAGGAACTGAGGTGACCAGTTGTGAACAATACTTTGCTTCCTTTCTGATCTGAAGACATGTCAGGCTGCTCAGTGCAGTATGTGCGTGTTTGCTATTGAATAAAGTAGAGTTGTTTGTCTGGAAGCTGCTGGCCGGGTCCACAGAGCTGAACACTGAGGAGACATGGAAGCTGTGGTTGGACTTCTGGTGATGATACTTGGAGTCTCTCATGGTGAGCAGCTTAAATTTgaacaaaataaagtaaataaccTAATTTCAAGTTAGGGCTGGGCAATACATCGATATTATATCGATATCGGGAATAGAGACTAGATATCttcttagattttggatattcTAATCTGACATTAGTGTTGTCTTCTTTCTGCtattaaaggctgcattacagtcaAGTGATGTAATTTCCTGAATTTAACAGATTGTTGGCTGTTATATTATTTGTCTTTACCCACTTAGTCCTATCAGTCATACAAATATATAGATTCAATATtatgtgaataaaatgtttttcagctctAACCTTTTGCACAGGTTTCAAGTTCAGTCATGGACATTATGCTCAGTGATGTGTAATGCAGCTCAACTACTGGAGGCTAGAGGCACTTATTGATAAACTCAGCTGTAAGAATCAAATGACAACTGCAGCAGTGTGAAAGTGATGTTTCTAAGGTTCAGTAGCTTAAAGAAAATCTACTTATTTCCAAGAGCAATGGCAAATCCTGAGATCAATTCCATGTCATTGTGCATGTAGAGTACAAATTACAATTATGATCTTCTAGTAACGAATCTATTAAATGATGCTGAATATAAACAAATTTAGAATTAAAGAGCTGCACCCCTGGCTGTTCATTTAACTAATGATGAAACCTGGTTTTCCtcttaaatgtttccataagttacttcaaagtttaatattaaacattatatGATGTCATTGCAGTTATATCATAATCACTACACCAATGACTTACCGTTGAACTATTCTCAATATGCTGTCCATCTTGTGtatcattttatacatttcccCCAAACACAATTCTTGGAAAGTTGGGTTATCTGCTATAATTTACAATATAGCTCTGTAGGTGTAACAAATACAATCAAAAATCAATCACAGCATGAGTTTGTGATGACTTGGTGAGGTTACATGTGTCAGCTGAACCTGTTTTGCAGCTGTTTTTCAGCTACTCAACGATTAACGCCTGGCATATGCCTAAAACATTCTCATGGTCGTTCATATAAATCATCAACATTATGataatcactttttttttcaaacaggTGTGGCAACCCACTGTGATGGCAGACAGGACGGATCTCAGTGTTTCGGTCCTTTGGGAGGAACTGTGGTCGTCCAGCTGATGGACAGTGACTCAGAAATATCTAGATACCAAttgttttacaataataaaacaacattaatcaGAGTGGgaaataatgtgattataacTAATAATATACAAAACGGATCCTCATTTACTCCCAGTGATAAAACATTGACGCTCAATAACCTGAGCAGGAATGATGGTGGTGAATATAAACTTGAAACCTTTGATAACGATGGAAAGACTTCAGGAGAGCGGACTCTACAGTTGACCATTCAAGGTAAATCACTTTCTTTTACCTTCTGGGGAATTTAATAATATTGACAGACATACATGTCATATTTGATTGTTAAACTGTATATGTCATATTCGACACATATGTGTATCTATGTCTGGCCTCAGAGGTGGAACAAGTACTCAAATCTTTTACTGAAGgtaaagtagtaataccacagtacACAAGACAACCGTACAAATTAAAATCTTACTTCggttaaagtacaaaagtattagcatcaaaataaacGTAACGTACGAAACGTAAAACTCATTATGGCCCATTTAACaacactgtttattttattatgcaattatgattattgattcatgaattcactttaatgttgcagctgttaaaggtggagctcatttcaattacatttctgcCACAAATCAATACATTCTTAATTGTTATCTTAACCTAtgataatacatcatcatttatttgttgattatatattgtattatcatTTGGAATTAGAaaagtaactaataactaaagGTATCAAATACGtatatgtagtggagtaaaaagtacaatatttgtctctgaaatgaagtggagtagaagtataaattagTGCAAGTAGGCCTAAGTAAAGaactttaattaataaatgtatttagttacatttcaTCACTGGTCACACACCTCTgtaagagggagagagtgtaAGAGGTGTGTGTATAAAACAGATCAACGTTTACTCACAGTAATGGAACATTTAGGATTAATAGCCTGAGCAGGAACAACAGTGGTGAATATAGTCTTTGATTTGATCAGTTGTGCCCTACAAGCTATATAACTATATTGCCTGCTGTGGAAATGTAACAATACTAATAGAGATACATCTCATATTCGATTGCTAAACCACAAATCATATTCTCTACATATCAGTATCAATGTCTGTTCAGTATTAGAAAgtcatgtgagtgtgtttcctTCAGCTCCTGTGTCCTCTGTCCTGCTGGACTCTGAGTGTCTGTcccagggagagaagagggtgtCCTGCTCCTCTGAGGGAGGGGAAAGTCCTCAGTACAGCTGGACTCTGGATGGGCACAAACTGACAGACGCTGAGCTCCTCTCTGCAAACACTGAGACTAACAGCATCACTCTGAAACAACACGTCTCAGGACTACTGCTCTGCTCAGTCAGCAATGACGTCAGCAGTGTCACGACAGAAGAGAATATATCTAACTGTGGTGAGGAAGAACATCAGTATAAAACAGTTTGATGATTGTGACACTGATGATTAACTGTACATCAGTCATTCATCTGATTCTTCCCCACAGGATTCATATACATTAACTGCACCTTAAATGTGACACACATATCACAGTGGGTGTTTGCAGCCAATAATACCCTGTGCATTGAGCCAACAACAGCTCCTACCCCGACCACAGAAGCCTCCACTGCCGGTAAGGACACTGACATCACAGTGTCAAATAATTCAAACTTCAAGGTGCTTTTCACCTTTTATTACTGTACATAAAAAGGCGAATTGCAAATTCAGTTATAAAGTTAATTCTCAATTATAAGTTCAATCACAATTTCTACATGCTGTTACAccagaaatacaatttattcaATAACTAAAGATAGCATTAAGCAGAAGGAAGTGTGTACATGAGCTGTTTAGTGAAATGTTTTGCGGTCACATTGTTCATGGCTCTATTACAGCAGAACATTTTCCTCTCTGCATTAAGAGATCATACAATTTACAAGTTCTTCAAAAAATAACAGAATTTATATTGTTCTATCTTGTCTTCCAAACTTTTTATTTGAACTAATtgaacataattaaaatgttctctcaGATTCTTTATCATTTTCACAGAACATGTTCCTAAAAGGTGGTTTGAAgttatagaataatatatatttattacattgtaCAGACACTTGATCGCAGctacaggacttttactttcacaGGAAACACTAAGACATCATGATGTTATGGCTGCACCATTACTTAGAATTTAAATATTCTAGATGTCTTCTTCATTATTTGATACACATTtccaaaaacacaataaaatataatgtgttgTCTTTGGAAACTTGGGGAACTTCACTAGAATTTATAACTGAAGATCTTTTGGTTTGAACATTCACTGGGTGAGGTTAACTTGACCTAAATACAGAAGTTGTGCTGAAACATTTGTTCTCTAGTAACAGTTCAAGTTCAGCTACTAAAAGTAGATGTATACTTTTCACAAACCTGTGAATTACTATTATTTGCTGCAGATCAGTATTTGCATATGCATAAAGGATTACCAAGGTCAATTCATTTTGTAGAATTGCAAAGATTAAGATTTTTCAACTTTTTAaaaccctttttatttttatttgcaggTTTGGAAACCCACTGTGATGGCAGACAGGACGGAGCTCAGTGTTTCGGTCCTTTGGGAGGAACTGTGGTCGTCCAGCTGATGGACAGTGACTCAGAAATATCTAGATACCAAttgttttacaataataaaacaacattaatcaGAGTGGcaaataatgtgattataacTAATAAAATACAAGACAGATCCTCATTTACTCCCAGTGATAAAACATTGACGCTCAATAGCCTGAGCAGGAATGATGGTGGTGAATATAGACTGGAAACCTTTGATAACGATGGAAAGACTTCAGGAGAGCGGACTCTACAGTTGACCATTCAAGGTAAATCACTTTCTTTTACCTTCTGGGGAATTTAATAATATTGACAGACATACATGTCATATTTGATTGTTAAACTGTATATGTCATATTCGACACATATGTGTATCTATGTCTGGCCTCAGAGGTGGAACAAGTACTCAAATCTTTTACTGAAGGTAAAGTAGTAATACCATGTCACTCTGAGTGTCTGTcccagggagagaagagggtgtCCTGCTCCTCTGAGGGAGGGGAAAGTCCTCAGTACAGCTGGACTCTGGATGGGCACAAACTGACAGACGCTGAGCTCCTCTCTGCAAACACTGAGACTAACAGCATCACTCTGAAACAACACGTCTCAGGACTACTGCTCTGCTCAGTCAGCAATGACGTCAGCAGTGTCACGACAGAAGAGAAGATATCTAACTGTGGTGAGGAAGAACATCAGTATAAAACAGTTTGATGATTGTGACACTGATGATTAACTGTACATCAGTCATTCATCTGATTCTTCCCCACAGGATTCATATACATTAACTGCAccttaaatgtgacacaaatatCACAGTGGGTGTTTGCAGAGACAAATACCCTGTGCATTGAGCCAACAACAGCTCCTACCCCGACCACAGAAGCCTCCCTGCTCATCTGTGGTGTGCGTGCAGCTGTGGTGATTTTTGTATTAATTGGGATTTCCGTCTATTTTgcttggaagaaaaacaaatacaagatGGCTGAAGGCTCCGAAGATGGACAATCTGCATCTGTACTTTAACTTTGTGAAACCAACACCTCAGTGCCGCATCTCACTGATTGGCCGTGTGTTTTTATGGGTGGGAAAATAGGGTTTAGAGTGTAAAttctctgctgtttttattattcttaaatTCACTTCTGcctactgtgtttacagcttaACAACTCACtatgaatttaaattaaaaaaggccagtgagtgttttctgcatttgtaTGACTGTGGGAGATCATAGAACGAAGGTTATGTATTGTAACTATAATTAATGTAATCACAAGTGGAGCCTTCTGACTCAGTCATTTCTATATAAGCTACCGATACCATATTCACATATatgattaaaatatgtttaactcTTAAAGATTGAATTTTGTGGATactagttttgtgtttttctctgataATAATTCCTAATATAGGTCTGTTTTGCTTCCATGTTTACAACGAACGATAATGTAAAACCTTTTCAGCATTTAACTTAcattttgttgatttgttatgttttaaaaaCCTGTCAATCATCATGTGTCATCTGTCAATTTAGGTAAGCTACccttttgttgacattttgatCACGGACTGTACCTTTAATGACTGCCGATATTTGAATAAAACTTCCAGACTCATCATCAGTGTTAGTAGGTGTGAGGTTTCCCTCTACTGGTTTACAGAGGTGTTACTGTTGTTTATGCATACTCCTGGATTCAGTAAAACTCTCTGACAACATGTAAACACTTCAGGAACAATGAAATAatcagactttaaaacagtCTGAATATTGAGGGTAACATATGAAT
Encoded proteins:
- the arsia gene encoding arylsulfatase I; amino-acid sequence: MATTALTGFSMMSLFSLGYLTWDLMSPNQVENEPDQTFVDSSPVLQPPHIIFIMTDDQGFNDIGYHSSDIKTPVLDKLAADGVKLENYYIQPICTPSRSQLITGRYQIHTGLQHSIIRPRQPNCLPFDQVTLPQRLQELGYSTHMVGKWHLGFYKKECLPTRRGFDTYFGSLTGSVNYYTYDSCDGPGRCGFDLHEGESVAWGQRGKYSTHLYTQRVRKILATHDPQSQPLFIFLSFQAVHTPLQSPREYIYPYRGLENVARRKYAAMVSAVDEAVHNITYALRKYGYYQNSVLIFSTDNGGQPLSGGSNWPLRGRKGTYWEGGVRGLGFVHSPLLRKKRRVSKALVHITDWYPTLVGLAGGNESLTEGVDGYDVWEAISGGKESPRLEILHNIDPLYNHARSGSLQKGYGIWNTAVQASIRAGDWKLLTGDPGYGDWTPPQVLPGFPVSWWNLERHTEPRKSVWLFNISGDPYERFDLSEQRPDVVKELLARLVYYNRTAVPVRYPSEDLRADPHLNGGAWVPWVGDEEEDSWDTVYQKKNKDWQKKLKLSKSRSFFRRLHTRMMSDRI